GGTCTTCTTCGGCATGACCGGCGTGACGGCCTTCGGCCTGCTCTTCACCCCCACCTTCTATGTCGTGTGCCGCGCGCTGGGCGATCGCTTCGCCCGTCGCCGGCGCCCGGAGGCTGACGATGCTGCCGCATTGCAGCCGGCCGAATGAGGACAAAAGCCATGACAAGGAACCTGATTGCCCTGTTGCTCGGCGCCAGTGCGCTGACCGCCTGCGCCGCCGGGCCGGACTACAAGGCCCCCGCCACCCCGACCACGGCCGCCGCCCCCTTTATCGGGGCGGCGAACCCCGCGGTCGCCCAGCGCGCCACCGACGATCATTGGTGGCGGCTCTATAATGACCCGCTGCTCGACGGCTTGGTCGGCGATGCGCTGAAGGCCAATACCGACATCCGCGTCGCCGTCGCCCGGCTGGAACGCGCCCGCGCCCAGTTGCGCGGTGCCCGGTCCGACCGGCTGCCCAGCACCAACATCAGCGGCTCCCCGACCTATGGCCGGGTGTCGCAGGCCCAGACCCTGCCGGGCATGGACCGGGAAAACTGGACCGTCGATATGGGGCTGGACGTCGCCTATGAGGTCGACCTGTTCGGCCGGGTGAAGCGCAGCATAGAGGCAGCGCGCGGCGATGTCGGCGCGGCCCAGGCCGATGCCGATGCAGTCCGCGTCGCGGTGGTTGCCGATACGGTACGCGCCTATGTCGACGCAACCGCCTCGGCCCAGCGCCTTGCGGTCGCAAAGGAAACGGTCGACCTGCTCGACAAGTCGATCCGCATCACCAGCGCCCGCTTCGACGCCGGCCGCTCCGACCGGCTGGACGTAATCCGCGTGACCACACTGCGCGAACAGCAGCAGGCGCTGATTCCCAATTTGGTCGCGGATCGCAATGCCGCCCTGTTCCGGCTGGCGACGCTGACCGGGCGCACGCCGCAGGAGCTGCCCGCGTCCGTCCAGAACGCGACCGTGACACCGAATGTGACACAGCCGATCCCGGTCGGCGACGGCCAGGCGCTGCTGGCGCGGCGGCCGGACGTGCGCGCGGCCGAACGGCGGCTGGCGGCCGACACGGCGCGGGTCGGTGTCGCGACGGCCGATCTCTATCCGCGCATCACGCTGGGCGGATCGATCGGCACGACGGCGGTCGGCGGCGGCAACCTGTTCGGTGCCGGGCCGCTCAACTTCCTGCTCGGGCCGCTGATCAGCTGGGCCTTCCCCAATCAGGAAGCCAATCGGGCGAAGATCGCGGCGGCCAAGGCGGATGGCGACGCATCGCTCGCCGCCTTTGACGGCACGGTGCTGCAGGCGCTGGAGGAGACCGAGACGGCGCTGTCCACTTACGCCAATGCGCTGGAGCGGCGAGCGACGCTGCAATCGGCACGGGACGAGGCGGCTCGGGCTGCGCGGATCAGCCTGGCGCGCCAGCGCGAGGGGCAGATCGACTTCCTGACCGTGCTGGACGCGTTGCGCACCCAGGCATCGGCCGACGCG
The sequence above is drawn from the Sphingobium sp. AP49 genome and encodes:
- a CDS encoding TolC family protein, with the translated sequence MTRNLIALLLGASALTACAAGPDYKAPATPTTAAAPFIGAANPAVAQRATDDHWWRLYNDPLLDGLVGDALKANTDIRVAVARLERARAQLRGARSDRLPSTNISGSPTYGRVSQAQTLPGMDRENWTVDMGLDVAYEVDLFGRVKRSIEAARGDVGAAQADADAVRVAVVADTVRAYVDATASAQRLAVAKETVDLLDKSIRITSARFDAGRSDRLDVIRVTTLREQQQALIPNLVADRNAALFRLATLTGRTPQELPASVQNATVTPNVTQPIPVGDGQALLARRPDVRAAERRLAADTARVGVATADLYPRITLGGSIGTTAVGGGNLFGAGPLNFLLGPLISWAFPNQEANRAKIAAAKADGDASLAAFDGTVLQALEETETALSTYANALERRATLQSARDEAARAARISLARQREGQIDFLTVLDALRTQASADADLATANRAVAFAQVDLFRALGGGWTTT